A window from Ureaplasma parvum serovar 3 str. ATCC 27815 encodes these proteins:
- the rplU gene encoding 50S ribosomal protein L21, translating to MFAIFQTGGKQYKVQQGEKIYVEKLDLEVGSKISFDQVIMVEGSVGTPFVKNAVVNATVIKQGKQKKINIIKFKSKKHHLKRQGHRQPYTQLVIDSISVK from the coding sequence ATGTTTGCTATTTTTCAAACAGGCGGAAAACAATACAAAGTTCAACAAGGCGAAAAAATCTATGTTGAAAAACTAGATTTAGAAGTTGGTAGTAAAATTTCATTTGATCAAGTTATTATGGTAGAAGGTAGTGTTGGTACTCCTTTTGTAAAAAATGCTGTAGTTAATGCTACTGTTATAAAACAAGGAAAACAAAAGAAGATCAACATTATTAAATTTAAATCTAAAAAACACCATTTAAAACGTCAAGGTCATCGACAACCATATACACAATTAGTTATTGATTCAATTAGTGTTAAGTAG
- a CDS encoding ribosomal-processing cysteine protease Prp has translation MIKINHYPNALLVKGHANFDEHGKDIVCAGVSAIIMGALNWFDQQKTTIKVEQGFILIIIDNNNQLYRQYLELIIIQLKAIYFKYQSYIELHEYKQQYKRGL, from the coding sequence ATGATTAAAATAAATCATTATCCAAACGCTTTATTAGTAAAAGGTCATGCAAATTTTGATGAGCATGGCAAAGATATAGTATGCGCTGGAGTGAGTGCTATTATTATGGGTGCACTTAATTGATTTGATCAACAAAAAACAACAATTAAGGTTGAGCAAGGATTTATATTAATAATTATTGATAATAACAATCAATTGTATCGTCAATATCTAGAATTAATTATAATTCAATTAAAAGCAATCTATTTTAAATATCAATCTTATATTGAATTACACGAATATAAACAACAATATAAAAGAGGTTTATAA
- the gmk gene encoding guanylate kinase, with product MKRGKLIVFSGPSGVGKHTILSKIINRKDLNLAYSISMTTRKKREGEVNGVDYYFVNDEEFKKAILNNELIEWAEFVGNKYGTPRTIVEKLRDEGKNVILEIEVVGALKVLDLYKNDDLISIFLLPPSIDELKKRLLKRNTETLETIKKRIQKATHEITIKDYYQYNIINDNPDHAANQLAEIILNEIKQS from the coding sequence ATGAAACGCGGAAAATTAATTGTTTTTAGTGGACCTAGTGGTGTAGGAAAACATACAATTCTATCTAAAATCATAAATCGTAAAGATTTAAATTTAGCATATAGTATTTCAATGACAACCCGAAAAAAACGTGAAGGTGAAGTTAATGGTGTTGATTATTATTTTGTTAATGATGAAGAATTTAAAAAGGCCATACTAAATAATGAATTAATTGAGTGAGCTGAGTTTGTTGGAAATAAATATGGAACACCACGAACTATTGTTGAAAAATTAAGAGATGAAGGAAAAAATGTTATTTTAGAAATTGAGGTTGTAGGTGCACTTAAAGTTTTAGATTTATATAAAAATGATGATTTAATTTCTATTTTTTTATTACCACCAAGTATTGATGAATTAAAAAAACGCTTATTAAAAAGGAATACAGAAACATTAGAAACAATTAAAAAAAGAATTCAAAAAGCTACTCATGAAATAACAATAAAAGATTATTATCAATATAATATTATTAATGATAATCCAGATCATGCAGCAAACCAGTTGGCGGAGATTATTCTAAATGAAATTAAACAATCATAA
- the rpsO gene encoding 30S ribosomal protein S15 has translation MAVSKQQKHDLTVKFGGSASNTGKTEVQVAILSAEIDSLTTHMIENKKDKASKRGLYKKVAQRKKLLSYLQRVDIERYRALIKELNLRG, from the coding sequence ATGGCAGTAAGCAAACAACAAAAACATGATTTAACAGTTAAATTTGGTGGTTCTGCATCAAATACAGGAAAAACAGAAGTTCAAGTAGCAATCTTAAGTGCTGAAATTGATTCATTAACAACACATATGATTGAAAATAAAAAAGATAAAGCTTCAAAGCGTGGTTTATACAAAAAAGTAGCTCAACGTAAAAAATTATTATCATACTTACAACGTGTTGATATTGAACGTTATCGTGCTTTAATTAAAGAATTAAACTTAAGAGGATAA
- a CDS encoding heavy metal translocating P-type ATPase — translation MLKNNLIKKFQLLPINKRRYLISLMKTSIALLISIPLMVFEMLFMFKSNLILSIDGYFIYGWIVFVLSIFIVFGLGFSFFKGAFFEVFKWKKPGMSLLVVISTCVAFIYSTYSLISNTIIYEPKLHGFFETACMIIATMSVGQLVSDRIKLKANQDLQSLNNLQVKKYNSYDLNTKQVSEKVVFQAKINEYALVKKGEIVPLDGVLYSQIAEVDESSLTGEARPILKTINNDIIAGSINVGDNFIFKITKLYNDSTIKKIINGVNQIASSKPKIQVVADKISLWFTPFILLMAILAFLLQAFVPSIQELPIAFLNLHGSNNDSNLYEKAAYVAVSVLVISCPCAFGIAVPLAVLIGAGHGAKSGITFNNSNIFEKIKKVNAIAFDKTGTLTYGKLQLKQVIGNDQFLDLIYQMELISLHPLAKSFVTYAIINNIVMSTKLIDIKEVAGVGIIAKDVDGNIYELTSEHYANENQFDFSLINQKSSTSTNLLASNIIFSINKKVQSILVFEDEIRADAYETIKVLHENNIETYMITGDSFNVAQKIAKELGIKHFYAQVKPEEKANIIKKIQNDQKTVMYVGDGINDLLALKQANVSISIGETNKATNAVADISLIKPDILNIYKVIKLTKITKMFIVSSLLWAFGYNLIFIPLALIGIIPPFISVLIMTTSDIAVVLNSLIFRLLKMRLVNKKQIHKLNLKIINEAMLHK, via the coding sequence ATGTTAAAGAATAATTTAATTAAAAAATTTCAATTACTACCTATTAATAAAAGAAGATATTTAATTTCTTTAATGAAAACATCAATAGCACTTCTAATTAGTATTCCTTTAATGGTTTTTGAAATGCTATTTATGTTTAAAAGTAATTTAATTTTAAGCATTGATGGTTATTTTATATATGGATGAATTGTTTTTGTTTTAAGTATTTTCATTGTCTTTGGTTTAGGTTTTAGTTTTTTTAAGGGTGCTTTTTTTGAAGTTTTTAAATGAAAAAAACCTGGAATGTCTTTACTTGTTGTTATTTCAACATGTGTTGCTTTCATATATAGTACTTATAGTTTAATTTCTAACACAATTATTTATGAACCTAAACTACATGGTTTTTTTGAAACAGCTTGCATGATTATAGCGACAATGAGTGTTGGTCAATTAGTTAGTGATCGTATTAAACTAAAAGCAAATCAAGATCTACAATCTTTAAATAATTTACAAGTCAAAAAATATAATAGTTATGATTTGAACACAAAACAAGTTAGTGAAAAAGTTGTTTTTCAAGCTAAAATTAACGAATACGCACTAGTTAAAAAAGGTGAAATTGTTCCATTAGATGGCGTATTATATTCACAAATTGCTGAAGTTGATGAATCATCATTAACTGGTGAAGCTCGTCCAATTCTAAAAACAATTAATAATGATATTATTGCTGGATCAATTAATGTTGGAGATAATTTTATTTTTAAAATTACTAAACTTTATAATGATTCAACGATTAAAAAAATTATTAATGGTGTTAATCAAATTGCTAGTAGCAAGCCAAAAATTCAAGTTGTTGCTGATAAGATTTCGTTATGATTCACTCCATTTATCTTATTAATGGCCATTCTAGCTTTTTTACTACAAGCTTTTGTACCAAGTATTCAAGAGTTACCAATTGCTTTTTTAAATCTTCATGGATCAAATAATGATTCTAATTTATATGAAAAAGCAGCATATGTAGCAGTTTCTGTTCTAGTTATATCATGTCCATGTGCATTTGGTATTGCTGTGCCTTTAGCAGTTTTAATTGGTGCAGGGCATGGTGCTAAAAGTGGGATTACATTTAACAATAGTAATATTTTTGAAAAGATTAAAAAAGTTAATGCAATTGCTTTTGATAAAACAGGGACATTAACTTATGGAAAATTACAATTAAAACAAGTTATAGGAAATGATCAATTTTTAGATTTAATTTATCAAATGGAATTAATTTCTTTACATCCACTAGCAAAATCATTCGTAACTTATGCCATTATTAATAATATCGTCATGAGTACAAAATTAATTGATATTAAAGAAGTTGCAGGAGTGGGGATTATTGCTAAAGATGTTGATGGTAATATTTATGAATTAACATCAGAACATTATGCAAATGAAAATCAATTTGATTTTTCATTGATTAATCAAAAATCTTCTACTTCTACTAATTTATTAGCTTCAAATATTATTTTTAGTATTAACAAAAAGGTGCAATCAATTCTTGTTTTTGAAGATGAAATTCGTGCTGATGCTTATGAAACAATTAAGGTATTGCATGAAAATAATATTGAAACTTATATGATTACTGGTGATAGTTTTAATGTTGCTCAAAAAATCGCAAAGGAATTAGGAATTAAACATTTTTATGCTCAAGTTAAACCAGAAGAAAAAGCTAACATTATTAAAAAAATTCAAAATGATCAAAAAACTGTAATGTATGTTGGCGATGGTATTAATGATTTATTAGCTTTAAAACAAGCTAATGTTTCTATATCAATTGGTGAAACTAATAAAGCAACTAATGCAGTTGCTGATATTAGTTTAATCAAACCAGATATTTTAAATATTTACAAAGTAATTAAACTAACAAAAATTACTAAGATGTTTATTGTAAGTAGTTTACTATGAGCGTTTGGTTATAATCTAATTTTTATTCCACTAGCATTAATTGGTATTATTCCACCATTTATTTCTGTTTTAATTATGACAACTAGTGATATTGCTGTTGTATTAAACTCATTAATTTTTAGATTATTAAAAATGCGTCTAGTTAATAAAAAGCAAATTCATAAACTTAATTTAAAAATTATCAATGAGGCTATGTTACATAAATAA
- the plsX gene encoding phosphate acyltransferase PlsX, translated as MEKIKILLDTMGYENDLEHVIKAAKDFYYQHEDDLEIILVGNEQLIKPLLDNDWRLFPIVHTEVSIEQNDTILSARKKQNSSMHLALRYLKDKQADGMLTAGNSAVFVYNAYATIGLLEHIKKPAFMPFVPTIDGGVTNLLDVGASIDVDGTDLFNFAIMANTIAKMRTPNPRVGVLNIGTEDHKGLPYHQEANELLKTSNLNYVGFVEPKTILEREVDVLVADGFSGNIALKTMEGVGKTISNFLKNEYKKPKNLFAALLSKPIFKKIKKAFDYKEHAGAFVLGLDGILVKTHGSADYQQFMSALKILYETIKADVLNEIKKDLNNYYGQ; from the coding sequence ATGGAAAAAATTAAAATTTTATTAGATACAATGGGTTATGAAAATGATTTAGAACATGTAATTAAAGCAGCTAAAGATTTTTATTATCAACATGAAGATGATTTAGAAATTATCTTAGTAGGAAATGAACAATTAATTAAGCCATTATTAGATAATGATTGACGTTTATTCCCTATTGTACATACTGAAGTAAGCATTGAACAAAATGATACTATCTTATCAGCTCGTAAAAAACAAAATTCATCAATGCATTTAGCTTTAAGATATTTAAAAGATAAGCAAGCTGATGGAATGTTAACAGCTGGAAATTCTGCTGTTTTTGTTTATAATGCTTATGCTACAATCGGATTATTAGAACATATTAAGAAACCTGCTTTTATGCCTTTTGTTCCAACAATTGATGGTGGTGTTACAAATTTATTAGATGTGGGTGCATCAATTGATGTTGATGGTACAGATCTATTTAATTTTGCAATCATGGCTAATACAATTGCTAAAATGCGTACTCCAAATCCTCGTGTTGGCGTTTTAAATATTGGTACTGAAGATCATAAAGGTTTACCATATCATCAAGAAGCTAATGAATTATTAAAAACATCAAACTTAAATTATGTGGGTTTTGTAGAACCAAAAACAATTTTAGAACGAGAAGTTGATGTTTTAGTTGCTGATGGTTTTAGTGGAAACATTGCTTTAAAAACAATGGAAGGTGTTGGTAAAACAATTTCTAATTTTTTAAAAAATGAATATAAAAAACCAAAAAATCTTTTTGCTGCTTTATTGTCAAAACCAATTTTTAAAAAAATAAAAAAAGCATTTGATTATAAAGAACATGCTGGAGCTTTTGTTTTAGGATTAGATGGCATTTTAGTTAAAACCCATGGTAGTGCTGATTACCAACAATTTATGAGTGCTTTAAAAATTTTGTATGAAACAATTAAAGCAGATGTTTTAAATGAAATTAAAAAAGATTTAAATAATTATTATGGACAATAA
- a CDS encoding PP2C family protein-serine/threonine phosphatase: protein MNFGFISDIGSQRKHNDDCALVIQNQYQQTLLIVCDGLGGYKGGAAASHITLETIKDNFLTTDFSEYDKQQIQKWYIKVIKLAQVEIDRTVLLDKDVYNMGTTVVASIVVNDFSYTLNIGDSRAYLLSNEQFLQISRDHNLLQVLQERKANPEVYKKHEKNLFSLTQFVGRTSNIFLSYDLFVNKLNPNEIIVLTSDGFHNYFELNTLYEKLIKSTQETKNELLQQLIRQAIINGSNDNLSLAFLIF, encoded by the coding sequence ATGAATTTTGGGTTTATTAGTGATATTGGCTCACAACGCAAACATAATGATGATTGTGCATTGGTAATTCAAAATCAATATCAACAAACTTTATTAATTGTTTGTGATGGATTAGGCGGGTATAAAGGTGGTGCTGCGGCTAGCCACATTACATTAGAAACAATTAAAGATAATTTTTTAACTACAGATTTTAGTGAGTATGATAAACAACAGATTCAAAAATGGTATATTAAAGTTATTAAACTAGCACAGGTTGAAATTGATCGCACTGTTTTACTAGATAAAGACGTTTATAATATGGGAACTACAGTTGTTGCTTCTATTGTTGTTAATGATTTTTCATACACTCTAAATATTGGTGATTCGCGTGCTTATTTATTATCCAATGAACAATTCTTACAAATAAGTCGCGATCATAATTTATTACAAGTTTTACAAGAACGTAAAGCCAACCCTGAGGTTTATAAAAAACATGAGAAGAATTTATTTTCATTAACACAATTTGTTGGTCGCACAAGTAATATTTTTTTGAGTTATGACTTATTCGTAAATAAATTAAACCCAAATGAAATTATTGTTTTAACATCAGATGGATTCCATAACTATTTTGAATTAAATACATTATATGAAAAATTAATAAAAAGCACCCAAGAGACAAAAAATGAACTTTTACAACAATTAATAAGACAAGCTATTATCAACGGTAGCAATGATAATTTATCATTAGCTTTCTTAATTTTTTAA
- the rpmB gene encoding 50S ribosomal protein L28, translating into MAKRDQLTGKGPLSGNTRSHAMNHSKRRWNVNLQKATIKTENGSQRVLVSAKTLKTLKKHNLLA; encoded by the coding sequence ATGGCAAAAAGAGATCAATTAACAGGCAAAGGTCCTTTAAGTGGGAATACACGTTCACATGCTATGAATCATTCAAAGCGTCGTTGAAATGTTAATTTACAAAAAGCAACTATTAAGACTGAAAACGGGAGCCAACGTGTATTAGTTTCAGCTAAAACACTAAAAACACTTAAAAAGCATAATTTATTAGCCTAG
- a CDS encoding Mbov_0400 family ICE element protein — protein sequence MYKEILIRNSDLNYIVSDPFENMIGGFPIILFENDNYIYYLSGQNAYLPSKMRRWKNWDEILINKNDLLKENFIYKDIYINLFQIYVTKKNNLSRYLSNQFNFTLTKNDFKDELWNKLIYNTIKKLINNSNPQILLFEISRNKKQKYHSLLLFADKNVLKKFYLNSATKDNYEDIIDLAFNKFENLQNLLKTTKVKNHLKNLKKY from the coding sequence ATGTATAAAGAGATTTTAATAAGAAATAGTGATTTAAATTATATTGTTAGTGATCCTTTTGAAAACATGATTGGAGGTTTTCCTATTATTTTATTTGAAAATGATAATTATATATATTATTTATCTGGTCAAAATGCTTATTTACCTTCAAAAATGCGTCGTTGAAAAAACTGAGATGAAATTTTGATCAATAAAAATGACTTATTAAAAGAAAATTTTATTTATAAGGATATTTATATTAATTTATTTCAAATCTATGTTACTAAAAAAAATAATTTAAGCAGATATTTAAGTAACCAGTTTAATTTTACGTTAACAAAAAACGATTTTAAAGACGAATTGTGAAATAAATTAATATATAATACAATAAAAAAATTGATTAATAATTCCAATCCACAAATTTTACTATTTGAAATTTCAAGAAATAAAAAGCAAAAATATCATAGTTTATTACTTTTTGCTGATAAAAATGTATTGAAAAAATTTTATTTAAATTCTGCAACAAAAGATAATTATGAAGATATTATTGATTTGGCCTTTAATAAATTTGAAAATTTACAAAATTTATTAAAAACAACAAAAGTTAAAAACCATTTAAAAAATTTGAAAAAGTATTAA
- a CDS encoding 23S rRNA (adenine(2503)-C(2))-methyltransferase RlmN: MKLNNHNLKEIYSLSLNELKEELFKLGLKSFISKQIYSWIYQKRIFNFDKFSNIAKNNVIILKENFSNNLLKINSYQSNSDGSIKFEFLTDKNLIINCMIIKFKNGFLIKINPFGINFKKEIINLSTNELVLQILLIQQFLDQRKLGNITNVIIKGLQDSLLNMDVVSNFINIINNENGLNIGKRKIAVWTSGINVDLIKWGQLQNQIELIISMNASNSLIYQKIMLKKLNQNWSFLKLIEQIKAYTKITNNRVVLEYLLIDKINDDLNYANELVELLKNILCYVLLIPYNLNNYRTSANLDDFFNILSVNKIRISKRIRKSNDLDISFKQLKIKE, translated from the coding sequence ATGAAATTAAACAATCATAATCTAAAAGAAATTTATTCATTATCATTAAATGAACTTAAAGAAGAATTATTTAAATTAGGCTTAAAATCTTTTATTAGCAAACAAATTTATTCTTGGATTTATCAGAAACGAATTTTTAATTTTGATAAATTTTCTAATATTGCTAAAAATAATGTAATAATTCTAAAAGAAAATTTTAGTAATAATCTATTAAAAATTAACAGTTATCAATCAAATTCTGATGGTTCAATTAAGTTTGAATTTTTAACAGATAAAAATCTGATTATTAATTGCATGATTATTAAATTTAAAAACGGATTTTTAATAAAAATAAATCCGTTTGGAATTAATTTTAAAAAAGAAATTATTAATTTATCAACTAATGAATTAGTATTACAAATTTTATTAATACAACAATTTCTAGATCAACGTAAATTAGGCAACATTACTAATGTTATTATAAAAGGATTACAGGATAGCTTATTAAATATGGACGTTGTATCAAACTTCATTAATATTATTAATAATGAAAATGGTTTAAATATTGGAAAAAGGAAAATTGCAGTTTGAACAAGTGGTATAAATGTTGATTTGATTAAATGAGGACAATTACAAAATCAAATAGAATTGATTATTAGTATGAATGCTTCAAACTCATTAATTTATCAAAAAATAATGTTGAAGAAACTAAATCAAAATTGATCTTTTTTAAAATTAATTGAGCAAATTAAGGCATATACAAAGATTACAAATAATCGCGTTGTATTAGAATATTTATTAATTGATAAAATTAATGATGATTTAAATTATGCTAATGAATTAGTAGAATTATTAAAAAACATCTTATGTTATGTGCTTTTAATTCCTTATAATTTAAATAATTATCGAACTAGTGCTAATTTAGATGATTTTTTTAATATTTTATCTGTTAATAAAATACGAATTAGTAAGCGTATACGAAAAAGTAACGATTTAGATATTAGTTTTAAACAATTGAAAATTAAGGAGTAA
- the rnc gene encoding ribonuclease III, which produces MDNKKFLDFLKQNRIEPKNLSIYLEALTHKSYANEHKLTKNYQRLEFLGDACVEWVISNFIFNYKIKDNEKMRSLDEGEMTRARSNMVRSEILSYAAKDLGLTDFLMIGVGLEQDQSARMEKIYEDIFEAFIGAVAQDQGIKKVSLILEKTLIKYFREGQINYQKDYKTIFQEQAQRINKKPIMYKLVRNEGDKKEVHLVWNDLIYGIGIASTRKEAEILAAKNAILKLDDYTKKA; this is translated from the coding sequence ATGGACAATAAAAAATTTTTAGATTTTTTAAAACAAAATAGAATTGAACCAAAAAATTTATCTATTTATCTTGAAGCATTAACACATAAATCTTATGCAAACGAGCATAAACTTACTAAAAACTATCAACGTTTAGAATTTTTAGGTGATGCTTGTGTTGAATGGGTAATTAGCAATTTTATTTTTAACTACAAAATTAAAGATAATGAAAAAATGCGTTCTTTAGATGAAGGTGAAATGACTCGAGCGCGTTCTAATATGGTACGAAGCGAGATTTTATCATATGCTGCTAAAGATTTAGGGTTAACTGATTTTTTAATGATTGGTGTTGGTTTAGAACAAGACCAATCAGCTCGTATGGAAAAAATCTATGAAGATATTTTTGAAGCATTTATAGGTGCTGTAGCTCAAGATCAAGGTATTAAAAAAGTTTCATTAATTCTTGAAAAAACTTTAATTAAATATTTTAGAGAAGGCCAAATTAATTATCAAAAAGATTATAAAACGATTTTTCAAGAACAAGCCCAACGTATTAATAAAAAACCTATTATGTATAAATTAGTACGTAATGAAGGCGATAAAAAAGAAGTCCATTTAGTTTGAAATGATTTAATTTATGGAATTGGAATAGCATCAACGCGAAAAGAAGCAGAAATTTTAGCAGCTAAAAATGCAATTTTAAAACTTGATGATTATACAAAAAAAGCATAA
- a CDS encoding DAK2 domain-containing protein, giving the protein MKTIKLDLFQKMLYAGAKILEIECEYINDLNVFPVPDGDTGSNMKTTTAGAIIAIKEIEISNFSQLAKIFSRGLLMNARGNSGVILSQIFRGFMDALNNDAYEVSIEQLKQAFNGAKEKAYASVSTPIEGTILTVIRVINERISERQNFDSVEDLFAFVTKEAQIILERTPEMLPSLKEANVVDSGGYGLVSFLKGMYQSLTNTFDEKLIIKNEEENIKSKTKPLDLEIIHKEKEEGFGYCSEIILSLRKKIIPNSPSKSFFEFEKYKSELAKIGDSIVAIQDEDLVKVHLHTLTPYKFLQLSQKYGEFDKIKIENMTNQFYESLERKGLTTKKENKLTLSMEQKIIATVPSEKFKKMFIEEHGIDNVIVTETEGAPSIQRFVDEINSTNSSQIFIVTDDSNIVLAAEQASKIVAENNILVSVIGAYNVFETLLAISHFEQQNDYRTNFKTMNKIVKKARSGMITTSIKNVKYPHITVNKDDYIGIINKKIIASEKNAYDVLLKTIEMLIESLKKPEICYIYYGINASQTDVHQIEKYISEKYGIICDLRYTGQSLYHYYIGIQ; this is encoded by the coding sequence ATGAAAACAATTAAGTTAGATCTTTTTCAAAAAATGTTATATGCAGGTGCAAAAATATTAGAAATTGAATGTGAATATATTAACGATTTAAATGTTTTTCCTGTTCCAGATGGTGATACTGGTTCAAACATGAAAACCACAACAGCTGGTGCAATTATTGCTATTAAAGAGATAGAAATATCCAATTTTTCCCAACTTGCTAAAATTTTTAGTCGTGGTCTATTAATGAACGCCAGAGGTAACTCTGGTGTTATTTTAAGTCAAATATTTCGTGGATTTATGGATGCTTTAAATAACGATGCTTATGAAGTTAGTATTGAACAATTAAAACAAGCTTTTAATGGTGCAAAAGAAAAAGCTTATGCAAGCGTCTCTACACCTATTGAAGGAACAATTTTAACAGTCATTCGCGTTATTAATGAGCGAATAAGTGAACGTCAAAATTTTGATAGTGTCGAAGATTTATTTGCATTTGTTACAAAAGAAGCGCAAATCATTCTAGAAAGAACACCAGAAATGTTACCTTCGCTAAAAGAAGCTAATGTTGTTGATTCTGGTGGATATGGTTTAGTAAGTTTTCTAAAAGGAATGTATCAAAGCTTAACAAATACATTTGATGAAAAATTAATTATTAAAAACGAAGAAGAAAATATTAAATCAAAGACTAAACCGCTTGATCTTGAAATTATACATAAAGAAAAAGAAGAAGGTTTTGGTTATTGTAGTGAAATTATTTTATCTTTACGAAAAAAAATTATCCCTAATTCACCAAGTAAAAGTTTTTTTGAATTTGAAAAATATAAAAGTGAATTAGCAAAAATCGGTGATAGTATTGTAGCAATCCAAGATGAAGATCTAGTTAAAGTTCATTTGCATACCCTAACTCCTTATAAATTCTTACAATTATCACAAAAATATGGTGAATTTGATAAGATTAAAATTGAAAACATGACAAACCAATTTTATGAAAGTTTAGAACGAAAAGGGTTGACTACAAAAAAAGAAAATAAATTGACTTTAAGTATGGAGCAAAAAATTATTGCAACAGTTCCATCTGAAAAGTTTAAAAAAATGTTTATTGAAGAACATGGTATTGATAATGTTATTGTTACTGAAACAGAAGGAGCTCCATCAATTCAACGTTTTGTCGATGAAATTAACTCAACAAACTCTTCACAAATTTTTATTGTCACTGATGATTCAAATATTGTATTAGCTGCTGAACAAGCTTCAAAAATCGTTGCTGAAAACAACATTTTGGTTTCTGTAATTGGAGCTTATAATGTTTTTGAAACGCTTTTAGCGATTTCTCATTTTGAACAGCAAAATGATTATCGCACAAATTTTAAAACAATGAATAAAATAGTTAAAAAAGCACGTAGTGGGATGATTACTACTTCAATTAAAAATGTTAAATATCCACATATTACTGTTAATAAAGATGATTATATAGGCATTATTAATAAAAAAATTATCGCTTCTGAAAAAAATGCTTATGATGTTTTATTAAAAACAATTGAAATGTTAATTGAAAGTTTAAAAAAACCAGAAATTTGTTATATATATTATGGCATTAATGCTTCACAAACAGATGTACATCAAATTGAAAAATACATTTCAGAAAAATATGGAATTATTTGTGATTTAAGATATACTGGTCAAAGTTTATATCATTACTACATAGGAATTCAATAA
- the rpmA gene encoding 50S ribosomal protein L27 has translation MNKLYWLTDLQLFASKKGVGSSKNGRDSNPKYLGAKLGDGQSTKAGQIIYRQRGNKIYPGLNVGQGKDHTLFAKTAGVVKYTKFMGDKTKVSVLPKEDNN, from the coding sequence ATGAATAAATTATACTGATTAACTGACTTACAACTTTTTGCTTCTAAAAAAGGGGTAGGTTCATCTAAAAATGGTCGTGACTCAAATCCTAAATATTTAGGCGCAAAACTTGGTGATGGGCAATCTACTAAAGCAGGTCAAATTATTTATCGTCAAAGGGGCAATAAAATCTACCCTGGATTAAATGTTGGACAAGGTAAAGACCACACTTTATTTGCAAAAACTGCTGGTGTGGTAAAATACACTAAATTTATGGGAGATAAAACAAAAGTTAGTGTTCTTCCAAAAGAAGATAATAATTAA